DNA sequence from the Acidimicrobiales bacterium genome:
CCTCCGACCTCTGGGTCTCGGCTTTCGCTGATCACCACTAGAGCGGCAACTGCGGCGATGACCCCGATCGGGATGTTGACGAAGAACACCCAGCGCCACGACAGCGAGCTGGTGAGCACGCCGCCCAACAGGAGCCCGATCGCCGATCCGGCCCCAGCGATGGCGGCCCAAATGCCGAGGGCCCGATTTCGCTCTTCTCCTTCTCTGAAGATGATGGTGACCAGGCTGAGCGCAGCCGGAGCCATGAACGCCGCCCCGAGCCCCTGGCCGGCCCGGGCGAAGATGAGCACGCTGGACGACCCCGCGAGACCCCCCACCAGGCTGCTCGCGGCGAAGAAGGCGGCTCCGACGACGAACACGAGGCGCCGGCCGTAGCGGTCGGCGACGCGGCCCCCGAGGAGGAGGAACCCGCCGAAGACGAGCAAATAGATGGTCACCACCCACTGAAGGTTGGCGGCGGAGGTGAAGTGGAGGTCTTTCTGTATGGAAGGCAAAGCCACGTTCACGATCGTCGAGTCGAGTACCACCATCAACTGCGCCAATGCCAAGATGCCCAGAGCAAGGCCCTTGTTGCTTGTCAGGTCAGGCGAACCAGGGGCCACCCGCCTCGGCGAGAGAGAAAAGCATTTCGCCTCACCTCGCTTCGGAAGACAGATGATCATGACACCTCTCCTTGCCAGTGTGCGTCGTCAAGCGGCAGGCGTGGGCTGAGTGGCCGCAAACTTCGTCTCTAGAAAGGTGGCCGCTCGGTCGAGAGCCGCATCCGCCTCGTCGAGCATGGCTGCATAGGCTTGGAACACGTGCGGAACGCAGGGAACGACCTCGAGGGTGACCGCCACGTCGGCGGTGGCTGCCCGTCCGGCGAGGCGGATCGCGTCGCTGAGGAGGATCTCGTGGGAGCCGACCTGGATCAGCAGCGGGGGCAGCCCAGCCAGGTCACCCAGGGCGGGGCTGACGTAGGGGTCGGCAGCGTCGCCACCGGCCACGTAGTAGGACGCCCCCCGACGGAGCCACTCTGCGGTAAGGAGCGGATCGACCACCTGCTTGTCGACAATGGTGTCGCCCGAGAACGTCAGATCGGCCATTGGAGACATCAAGAAGGCTGATGAAGGCAGTCGCGCGTCGGTATCTCTCAACGCCAGGAGTGTGGCCGCCGCCAGGCCCGCGCCGGCCGACTCGCCAGCAATGGCGATCTGGGCCGGGTCGACTCCCTGCGAGAGGAGTCCTTCGTAGGCGGCCTTCGCGTCCTCGACTGCGGCCGGATAGGGGTTCTCGGGGGCCAGCCGGTAATCGACGCTGACGACCTTGGCGCCCGTCCGCCTGGCGATATCGGCTGCTAGTGGACCTGACGCTTGCGCCGACCCGATCAGGTAGCCACCGCCGTGGAAGTACAGAATCACGTTCGCGCTGTCGGTGCCGTCAATTGTGACCTCGAGAGCCTCTATGCCTCCGACCGTCGTAGGTGTCTTTCTCACGTCGCCTGCGACGGGGGTGCGCCGCATCACTTCCTCGAAACCGGCCCGTAGGGTCGGGACGTCGGCGCTGTCGTCGAGTGGCGCCTGGCGTAGCATGGCGTCCAGGTCCGCTTGCTGTTGCCTGCTCATCGGCTCTCTTCCAGTCTTCGGTCTAGTGCTGCTGTTCAGGGCCGATCAAGCCCCTGGTGCAGTGTGCGAAAGCCAGTCACGGCCCAGACATCATTCTCTTGATGGCGCGTTGCCATCGCATCCGGGAAATCCATAGTCGACGACGCGACTCGCCTATCCGGTTACCGGGCTGACCAGGCAGCGGACTGTCGGGATGGTCGACGAGACAAGATGCCCAGCGCTCCGAGAGACTCCTCGCCGACTCCAGGCCGAGCCCCAACCCGGCGAGGTCGGCCGCTCTCGGTCTCTGAGGTTCACCGTGCTAGACGGGATGGTCTAGATCTCGGCAGTCACCCGCGTAGGTGTTCGTCGAGACACACCCGGCAAAATCCAGGCTCTCCTCGTCGCCCGGGCAGAGCTGGACCGGATGCTCGCCGGCGTCCGTGCCAGGTATGGATCCCACCCTGGCCGCCGCGCAGCACCAAAGATCCAGACCGACATCCTGGCTCTAAAGGTCAACCTTAGGTCTAGAGATGGGTCTGTCCAGGGAGAACTTCCCCATGTGGAGCGCGCTGCCCTCGGCCCGAAGCGGATGTCAGGGATCTTGACGAACATACGGTCGTCAGGTATCTTGACGCCATGAAGCAGGATGACCGCCAAGAGATGTCCTACGAACAGCGCGTCGAGCTCATCGACAATGACCTCGACGTCGAGCTAGGGGCCCTCGACAACCTCCTCAGGGCCGCCAGGGAGGAACGTGACCCCAAGAACGCCCTCAGTGCGATGGGCATTCTCCAGCACTGGCTGGCCCGGCGCGAAGAAGTCCTTGTGCAGGACGCGCGGGTCAAAGGCGCGTCGTGGGCCGACATCGCGCGGCTTCTGGGACGAAGCAGGCAGGCGGTATGGGAGCGTTACCGCGCAGCACAGGCCACCGTATGAGCAGTAGCACGCCATGGCGGTAACAGCAGCACAGGACTTGTGTGGATTAGGGGGACCGGACTCGTAGCTGAGGCCGCCCAGGTAGTCCGGCCGCCAAGTCGCGTGGGCCCGTCGCCTCCTTCAGCGCCAACGTCGTGCGTCGGGGCGCATCGCTTGACGGTGCGGTCATGGTCGGCCTCTCCTGGCTAGTAAGCGACCCCGACCGCTTGCTTGAAGGTCTCGGTTTGATCGAGCACCCGAAGCATGAGGTGGGCGACGTCGGGTCGGGAAACGGACCAACCCCCTCGCAGGTTCTGCCCGTACGCCGTCCGGTAGCTGCCGGTGAGTGGCTTGTCGGTCAGCCGAGGCGGCCGTATGGCGGTCCAGTCCAGCCCACTATCGGCAAGCACATCCTCCATGCGCGCCAGGTCCGCGTACACCTTCCGGAACGCGGCTTTCGCCACGTGGGAGAACAGATGCCGCATGAAGAATCCGTCACCGGGGTCATGCTTCGGTAGCTCGGGGCGGTCCGGCGATGGCACGGTGCCGACCGGGGCGGCACTGACAACGACGATGCGTCGGACCTCGGTCGCCTGCATGGACTGGACGATGGCCCGCGTGCCCCGCCAGGCGACTCCCGCATCGGAGTTCGACCGAGGGCCGAGGCCCGACAGCACCGCATCGGCTCCCTGGACGGCGGACTCGAGCGCTGCCGGATCGGGATCGGCCAGGTCGGCAGTGACGACCCTGGCCTCTCCGGCACCAGCCACTGCCGCCGACAACTTGGCCGGGTTGCGGGCGACGGCGGTGACGTCGTGACCTGCGGCCACGGCCTGCTCGAGGACTTGTCGACCGATACCTCCGGTCGCAGCGAAGACGGTCAGCTTCATGATGATTCCTTTCTGCCTCTCACGAGGCGAGCGGCGCGGGCTAGGTGGCCGGGCAAAGCTCGATACAGATCGCCGACGAGCTCAGGCCGATCATCGAAGACATCATCGACAGCCTGGATCGGTGGCTCTCCCCCCAGAAGAGATTCGCTCAACCACGTCGCCGACCTCGGGTCACGGGGCCGGCGTGGCCGGAGTGA
Encoded proteins:
- a CDS encoding alpha/beta hydrolase yields the protein MSRQQQADLDAMLRQAPLDDSADVPTLRAGFEEVMRRTPVAGDVRKTPTTVGGIEALEVTIDGTDSANVILYFHGGGYLIGSAQASGPLAADIARRTGAKVVSVDYRLAPENPYPAAVEDAKAAYEGLLSQGVDPAQIAIAGESAGAGLAAATLLALRDTDARLPSSAFLMSPMADLTFSGDTIVDKQVVDPLLTAEWLRRGASYYVAGGDAADPYVSPALGDLAGLPPLLIQVGSHEILLSDAIRLAGRAATADVAVTLEVVPCVPHVFQAYAAMLDEADAALDRAATFLETKFAATQPTPAA
- a CDS encoding NAD(P)H-binding protein; this encodes MKLTVFAATGGIGRQVLEQAVAAGHDVTAVARNPAKLSAAVAGAGEARVVTADLADPDPAALESAVQGADAVLSGLGPRSNSDAGVAWRGTRAIVQSMQATEVRRIVVVSAAPVGTVPSPDRPELPKHDPGDGFFMRHLFSHVAKAAFRKVYADLARMEDVLADSGLDWTAIRPPRLTDKPLTGSYRTAYGQNLRGGWSVSRPDVAHLMLRVLDQTETFKQAVGVAY